Proteins encoded in a region of the Paenibacillus sp. E222 genome:
- a CDS encoding glycosyltransferase family 2 protein, whose product MLYTIIVPVNQDYNILNLFTDSLLRTVSPSTQIIFINDGSGSAVLQHLEKLKQEVREGVTIEILQHDFPLGCAVSINSALRRAEGDYIFFLDSDTILQPNWQSMMKETMDSDITIGMIGGVLLYPQTGGVQHCGIAFADTIGRHLFLNASPDDIPKETFSVQLVVFAMFGMKREVYETVGELDEKFFNGYEDFDYQMRARSAGYDTVINPNILAYHWERSSGIHRNFNRKNNLARFWKKWGGEIEADVWPFVFGHLKEQLDSQSEYQHLPIVGIDLAEVRSDAETFWTKLEEADIAPVAEVRDYSNRFNSNGAIWLPQVLGKELIHSENRLLFLVDNFARLLENRYWIEMRHAHRAKDLIIDLYGNVITMDRIYDGCWPGSKVR is encoded by the coding sequence ATGCTTTACACCATTATAGTGCCAGTTAACCAGGACTATAACATTTTGAACCTGTTTACGGATTCATTGCTGCGGACCGTCAGCCCGTCCACTCAAATCATTTTTATCAACGATGGTTCCGGTTCTGCTGTTTTACAGCATTTGGAGAAACTGAAACAAGAGGTTAGAGAAGGGGTAACGATTGAAATTCTTCAGCATGATTTTCCACTCGGTTGTGCTGTATCAATCAACAGCGCACTTCGGCGAGCAGAGGGTGATTATATTTTCTTTCTGGATTCCGATACGATCCTTCAACCGAACTGGCAATCAATGATGAAGGAGACGATGGACAGCGACATTACGATCGGTATGATTGGCGGTGTTCTGCTCTATCCGCAAACGGGAGGTGTGCAGCATTGTGGTATTGCATTTGCTGATACAATTGGCCGCCACTTATTCCTGAACGCATCGCCTGATGATATTCCGAAGGAAACTTTTTCAGTTCAGCTTGTTGTATTCGCCATGTTCGGCATGAAGAGGGAAGTATATGAAACGGTAGGCGAGCTGGATGAGAAGTTCTTTAACGGATATGAGGATTTTGATTATCAGATGCGAGCACGGTCAGCCGGATATGATACGGTCATTAATCCGAATATTCTCGCCTATCACTGGGAACGGAGCAGTGGCATTCACCGCAACTTCAACCGGAAAAACAATCTGGCACGTTTCTGGAAAAAGTGGGGTGGGGAAATTGAGGCCGATGTTTGGCCATTCGTATTCGGTCATCTGAAAGAACAACTGGATAGCCAGAGTGAATATCAGCATCTGCCGATCGTTGGCATTGATCTTGCAGAGGTTCGCAGTGACGCGGAAACGTTCTGGACCAAGCTGGAGGAAGCTGACATTGCACCTGTTGCTGAGGTACGTGACTATTCCAACCGCTTTAACTCTAATGGTGCTATCTGGCTGCCGCAGGTTCTGGGCAAGGAGTTGATTCATAGCGAGAACCGATTACTGTTTCTGGTGGACAATTTCGCCCGGTTGCTGGAAAACCGTTACTGGATCGAGATGAGACACGCTCATCGGGCTAAAGATCTGATCATTGATCTGTATGGCAATGTCATTACCATGGATCGCATATATGACGGCTGCTGGCCAGGCTCCAAAGTTCGCTAA
- a CDS encoding Lsa family ABC-F type ribosomal protection protein, with protein MSLINVSNLTFAYDGSYDNIFENVSFQLDSDWKLGFTGRNGRGKTTFLNLLLGKYEYSGTISANVSFEYFPFQVQNKKAMTLDVIEEVYPEYLHWQLVRELNLLKVSEDILYRPFDSLSNGEQTKVMLAALFLKDNRFLLIDEPTNHLDIHARKLVSNYLRSKSGFILVSHDRSFLDNCVDHILSINKNNIEIQRGNFSAWWENKQRQDQFELASNEKLIKDIKRLSDSAKRTGGWSHEVERTKNGTRNSGSKVDKGYIGHKAAKMMKRSKNIEQRQQSAIQEKSKLLKNIESAERLQIHQLDFHKKELVELEHVSIAYGSNTVCKDVSFTVEKGDRIALYGKNGSGKSSILKLICGEDIPYTGHFRKDHQLKISYVSQDTSDLSGQLSDYAVTQGIDESLFKSILRKLDFSRLQLEKDISTFSAGQKKKVLIAKSLSEQAHLHIWDEPLNFVDVISRMQIEDLLLEYSPTLLFVEHDSEFCSNIATRIIEL; from the coding sequence ATGTCTTTAATTAACGTTAGCAACCTAACCTTTGCCTATGATGGCAGTTACGATAATATATTTGAAAATGTGAGTTTTCAGCTGGACTCCGATTGGAAATTGGGCTTTACCGGAAGAAACGGCAGAGGCAAAACGACATTCCTCAACCTGCTGCTTGGTAAATATGAATACAGTGGAACTATTTCTGCGAATGTCAGCTTTGAGTACTTTCCTTTTCAGGTTCAGAATAAAAAAGCTATGACCCTCGATGTCATTGAAGAGGTCTATCCTGAATATTTGCACTGGCAGCTTGTCAGAGAGCTTAACCTGTTAAAGGTTTCGGAAGATATTCTGTATCGGCCTTTCGACTCTTTATCAAATGGCGAACAAACGAAGGTCATGCTGGCTGCCTTGTTCCTGAAGGATAATCGATTTTTGCTCATTGATGAACCTACTAATCATCTCGATATTCATGCGAGAAAACTCGTCAGTAATTATCTTCGCAGCAAAAGTGGATTTATTCTGGTGTCGCATGATCGATCCTTTCTGGATAACTGCGTAGACCACATCCTGTCCATTAATAAAAATAACATCGAGATTCAGAGAGGGAATTTCTCCGCTTGGTGGGAAAATAAACAAAGGCAAGATCAGTTTGAACTTGCAAGTAATGAGAAGTTAATAAAGGACATCAAGCGTTTGTCCGATTCTGCCAAACGGACGGGTGGATGGTCGCATGAAGTGGAAAGAACCAAAAATGGTACGAGAAATTCCGGTTCAAAGGTGGATAAAGGCTATATCGGACACAAGGCTGCCAAAATGATGAAACGTTCTAAAAATATTGAGCAGAGACAGCAATCCGCCATCCAAGAAAAGTCCAAACTTCTAAAAAATATTGAGAGTGCTGAACGTCTACAGATTCATCAACTGGATTTTCACAAAAAAGAACTTGTCGAATTGGAACATGTATCGATTGCATATGGCTCCAATACGGTATGTAAGGACGTGAGTTTCACAGTTGAAAAGGGGGATCGGATTGCACTCTATGGTAAAAACGGATCGGGGAAATCAAGCATCCTTAAACTGATCTGTGGTGAGGACATCCCTTATACAGGTCATTTTCGAAAGGATCACCAACTTAAGATCTCGTATGTGTCGCAGGACACGTCTGATCTCAGCGGCCAATTATCGGATTATGCTGTCACACAGGGAATCGATGAAAGCTTGTTTAAATCGATCCTAAGAAAGCTGGATTTTTCCAGGCTGCAATTGGAGAAGGATATCTCGACGTTTAGCGCAGGCCAAAAAAAGAAGGTGCTGATTGCTAAAAGTCTCAGTGAGCAAGCTCATTTGCATATTTGGGATGAACCTCTCAACTTTGTTGATGTCATCTCTCGTATGCAAATTGAAGACTTGCTGCTGGAGTACTCCCCGACCCTTTTGTTTGTAGAGCATGACAGTGAGTTTTGCTCAAATATAGCAACAAGAATTATCGAGCTATGA
- a CDS encoding NAD-dependent malic enzyme: MNSFFVDSDGNLKTSLKGKDVLSNPMLNKGTAFNKEERRELNLNGILPPMVLNIEEQVSRVYQQLQNESDNLRKSIMLSDLFNRNIVLFYRLMKDHLSEMLPIVYTPTVGQAIQEYSHQYHRPGGLYLSINDMDGLEEAFRNSGLHAGDVDLIVVTDSESILGIGDWGVGGIKIAIGKLAVYTAAVGVDPSRVLPVVLDVGTNNPKLLNDPLYVGNRHERIRGEKYEQFIEAFVKETTKWFPDILLHWEDLGSVNARNIIQKYGEELLTFNDDIQGTGAVTLAAIMSGVQVTGMPLREHRVLVFGPGAAGIGNADQIRDAMMEEGLEQEEAESRFWAFDYRGILTDETEGLFEFQKPYVRKAAEVKDWVLNEQGQVSLLEAVKQIKPTILIGTSGVTGAFNEQVIKEMAKHVERPIIMPMSNPTSLAEAAPRSLIEWTDGRALIATGSPFEPVMFNGTLYEIGQSNNAFVFPGLGLGAIVAKASKFTKNMFTAAAVAVANSVDSSAPGAPLLPRVKELHAVSYKVAVAVAKAAVEDGVARVELKDVEEAVKAAMWHPVYKPLYAAV, translated from the coding sequence ATGAACTCATTTTTTGTAGATTCTGATGGAAACTTAAAAACCTCTTTGAAAGGCAAGGATGTTCTGTCCAATCCCATGTTGAACAAGGGTACTGCCTTTAACAAAGAAGAAAGAAGAGAGCTTAACCTGAATGGCATCTTGCCACCGATGGTTTTAAATATTGAAGAACAAGTGAGTCGAGTATATCAGCAATTGCAGAATGAATCGGATAATTTGCGTAAAAGCATTATGCTCAGTGATTTGTTCAACCGAAATATTGTACTATTCTACCGTCTAATGAAAGATCATCTTAGTGAAATGCTGCCGATTGTGTACACACCTACGGTCGGACAAGCCATTCAAGAATATAGCCATCAGTACCATAGACCTGGAGGTCTATATTTATCCATCAATGACATGGATGGGCTGGAGGAAGCTTTCCGCAACAGTGGATTACATGCGGGAGATGTGGATTTGATTGTGGTAACCGACTCGGAAAGTATTCTGGGCATCGGAGACTGGGGCGTTGGCGGCATTAAAATTGCCATTGGTAAACTCGCAGTATATACAGCAGCCGTAGGCGTTGATCCAAGCCGTGTATTGCCTGTTGTGCTGGACGTTGGAACCAATAATCCCAAATTGCTGAATGATCCATTGTATGTAGGTAATCGCCATGAACGTATTCGCGGGGAAAAATATGAGCAATTTATCGAAGCCTTTGTGAAAGAAACAACAAAGTGGTTCCCGGATATCCTGCTTCACTGGGAAGACCTGGGCAGCGTGAATGCCAGAAATATTATTCAGAAATACGGGGAAGAACTCCTTACGTTTAATGACGATATTCAGGGAACGGGTGCGGTCACACTTGCGGCGATTATGTCCGGAGTTCAAGTGACGGGTATGCCTCTTCGTGAGCATCGTGTCCTGGTATTTGGACCGGGGGCCGCTGGTATTGGTAACGCAGATCAGATTCGTGACGCTATGATGGAGGAAGGGCTTGAGCAGGAGGAAGCGGAGAGCCGTTTCTGGGCGTTCGATTACCGCGGAATCCTTACCGATGAGACAGAAGGTCTATTTGAATTCCAGAAACCTTATGTGCGTAAAGCTGCGGAAGTGAAAGATTGGGTGTTGAATGAGCAAGGGCAGGTCAGTCTGCTGGAAGCTGTGAAACAGATCAAACCAACGATCCTGATCGGGACGTCCGGTGTGACAGGTGCCTTTAATGAACAAGTTATCAAAGAAATGGCGAAGCATGTGGAACGCCCAATCATTATGCCCATGTCCAATCCGACCTCGCTTGCCGAGGCAGCACCAAGAAGCTTGATTGAATGGACAGATGGCAGAGCACTGATTGCAACAGGTAGCCCATTTGAACCTGTCATGTTTAATGGCACGTTGTATGAAATTGGTCAATCCAATAATGCTTTTGTGTTCCCTGGTTTGGGTCTAGGAGCGATTGTTGCGAAAGCATCGAAATTCACCAAAAACATGTTCACCGCAGCTGCAGTGGCCGTAGCTAATTCGGTAGATTCCTCTGCACCAGGTGCTCCACTTCTGCCCAGAGTGAAAGAACTGCATGCTGTATCGTACAAAGTTGCAGTGGCGGTCGCCAAGGCGGCAGTGGAAGATGGCGTTGCGCGTGTAGAGCTGAAAGACGTTGAAGAGGCTGTAAAAGCTGCCATGTGGCATCCGGTGTACAAACCGCTGTATGCGGCCGTTTAA
- a CDS encoding GNAT family N-acetyltransferase, translated as MKLVKAYDMDLNEERSTHLQALLIDSFPDVYPEDRLFFKQIPHCRILAFNPDNQLIGHVGLDYRMMNLNGKAIRVLGVIDLCVSTAYRSQGIGSLLLSEVDKLSRGHIDFVLLFADHEGLYSKNGFKMVSNTCKWLKIDHETLTTIGVGIEQIDGLMVKEVGTLPWSEGELDFLGYLY; from the coding sequence TTGAAATTAGTTAAAGCTTATGATATGGATTTGAACGAAGAAAGGTCAACGCATCTTCAGGCATTGCTTATTGACAGTTTTCCAGATGTTTATCCGGAGGACCGTTTGTTTTTTAAACAAATTCCACATTGCAGAATATTAGCATTTAACCCAGATAATCAACTGATTGGACATGTAGGATTAGATTACAGAATGATGAATTTAAATGGAAAAGCAATAAGAGTGCTGGGGGTCATTGATCTGTGTGTTTCGACAGCATATCGCTCTCAAGGAATCGGTTCGTTGTTGCTATCAGAAGTGGACAAGCTGTCCAGAGGGCATATTGATTTTGTGCTATTATTTGCTGATCATGAGGGCTTGTATAGCAAAAATGGGTTCAAAATGGTCAGCAACACCTGTAAGTGGTTGAAAATTGACCATGAGACCTTAACTACAATTGGAGTTGGAATTGAGCAGATCGACGGATTAATGGTTAAAGAAGTCGGAACATTGCCTTGGAGTGAGGGAGAACTTGATTTTTTAGGATATCTGTACTGA
- a CDS encoding pentapeptide repeat-containing protein, giving the protein MYQYKDQEYEGVHFEGRDLRYGELVSCVFKQCTFMNASMEEIETSNCRFIECDFKGASMNGSIHRESAFENCLFGGANLFASKFTSCKMTGSDFSGAQMDGITLSQGDWSYTNLRHTRLGKQDLRGIRFFEADFTDTDFTKADLRDCDLTRAVLSRAKLQGADLRGANLEGIDLKSLDIKGVRLDREQAVLFVRSYGAKVD; this is encoded by the coding sequence ATGTACCAATATAAGGATCAAGAGTATGAAGGTGTACATTTTGAAGGACGTGACTTGCGGTATGGAGAACTGGTCAGTTGTGTTTTCAAACAGTGTACCTTTATGAACGCTTCGATGGAGGAAATCGAGACTAGCAACTGCCGTTTTATCGAATGTGACTTTAAAGGCGCTTCAATGAATGGCTCAATCCATAGAGAGTCGGCTTTTGAAAACTGCTTATTTGGTGGTGCTAATCTTTTCGCTTCCAAATTCACCTCCTGCAAAATGACGGGGTCGGACTTTTCCGGTGCACAAATGGATGGTATCACACTAAGTCAGGGCGATTGGTCTTATACGAATCTGAGACATACCCGATTGGGTAAACAGGATTTGCGAGGAATTCGTTTTTTTGAAGCGGACTTTACGGACACGGATTTTACCAAAGCGGATTTGCGAGACTGTGATCTTACAAGAGCAGTTTTAAGCAGAGCCAAGCTGCAAGGAGCGGATCTTAGAGGCGCTAATCTGGAAGGAATCGATCTGAAATCATTGGATATTAAAGGCGTACGTTTGGATCGCGAACAAGCGGTTCTGTTTGTACGCTCATATGGTGCGAAAGTAGACTAA
- a CDS encoding S9 family peptidase: MDMNKRPILPEDLYHYRWVSQPVINQDGQVAYVEQTIDQQKNEYITQIRGVSLEGSGDKPLTDGVKDSYPSWSPDGTQLAFLRLESGGKGLWTLASGDTKAINLISSERKLLQFVWSPDGQYIAFTSKVVAGKEEAIADKTSKTDESLKVSPLRGKVFERTTPKAEGSGWWDGLNSHLFVYEIGSGTIRQITTGPWNVTAPVWSPDGQAISFISKQVQDQGVDADLLYFADVHTVNLANGEQYRVTDSSLQVSQFAYSPDGEQLVLIASDREYGSGSHNRLYEVPSSGGIPKQLAPDVDMQLGNAALGDMKSASPSPSPLMDDHHAQRTAYVLGTQGGNVDVYQITEDGHCQSVTGSGEKDVYQYTLSPDGKTLVIGALTEDHPGELYRVDINSGDMFRLTRRNDEFLAGLKVNVPERIEFTSSDGWPIRGWLLKPVMQESDTKVPMILQIHGGPHAMYTGIFSHEMQTLAAQGYAVLWVNPRGSMGYGQEFARACRGDFAGGDCRDLLEAVDYALATYDFLEETRLGIGGGSYGGVMTNWIVAHTHRFKAAVTQRCISNWLSLYGTSDIGISYVEGVIGGNPTEHADMLWSRSPLAHAHKIQTPLLIMHGEQDYRTPIGQAEELYTTLKRYGKTTKLIRYPGSNHTLLKSGKPSLRVDSFEQVNAWFNQYLRDGEGGA; encoded by the coding sequence ATGGATATGAATAAAAGACCGATCTTGCCAGAGGACTTATATCATTACCGCTGGGTTAGCCAGCCTGTAATCAATCAAGATGGTCAGGTGGCGTACGTTGAACAGACGATTGATCAGCAGAAAAATGAATATATTACGCAAATTCGTGGCGTTTCACTTGAAGGTAGTGGGGACAAGCCGCTTACAGATGGAGTAAAGGATTCATATCCTTCCTGGTCACCAGATGGAACACAGCTCGCTTTTTTACGATTGGAAAGTGGGGGTAAAGGATTGTGGACCCTTGCGTCAGGTGATACAAAGGCTATAAATCTCATCTCGTCTGAGCGCAAGCTTTTACAATTTGTCTGGTCCCCGGATGGGCAGTATATTGCGTTTACTAGCAAAGTTGTAGCAGGCAAAGAAGAAGCAATAGCTGACAAAACATCAAAGACAGACGAATCACTTAAAGTATCTCCCCTGAGGGGCAAGGTTTTTGAGCGCACGACACCGAAGGCAGAAGGCTCTGGCTGGTGGGATGGTCTGAATAGCCATCTGTTTGTATATGAGATTGGAAGTGGAACCATTAGACAGATCACAACCGGACCATGGAATGTTACTGCTCCGGTCTGGTCGCCAGACGGTCAGGCTATTTCCTTCATTTCCAAGCAGGTACAGGATCAGGGGGTGGATGCGGATCTGTTGTACTTTGCAGACGTACATACTGTCAATCTGGCAAACGGCGAGCAGTATAGAGTAACGGATTCCAGTCTTCAGGTGAGCCAGTTCGCATATTCACCCGACGGAGAGCAACTGGTTCTGATCGCCAGCGACCGAGAGTACGGCAGTGGCAGTCACAATAGACTATATGAAGTGCCGAGTAGTGGAGGTATTCCAAAGCAGCTGGCACCTGATGTCGATATGCAGTTGGGGAACGCAGCACTTGGGGACATGAAATCGGCAAGTCCATCCCCGTCGCCACTGATGGATGACCATCATGCGCAACGTACGGCATATGTACTGGGTACCCAGGGTGGAAATGTGGACGTGTATCAAATCACCGAGGATGGGCATTGTCAATCCGTTACGGGTAGCGGGGAGAAGGATGTATATCAATATACCCTGTCACCTGATGGTAAGACGCTGGTCATTGGTGCATTGACTGAGGATCACCCTGGAGAACTGTACCGTGTGGATATTAACAGTGGGGACATGTTCAGACTCACCCGGCGAAACGATGAATTTTTGGCAGGCTTGAAAGTCAATGTACCTGAACGTATCGAGTTTACTTCGTCAGACGGATGGCCGATCCGGGGTTGGTTGTTAAAGCCGGTTATGCAGGAATCGGATACCAAAGTACCGATGATATTACAGATTCATGGTGGACCGCATGCCATGTATACAGGCATCTTCAGCCACGAAATGCAGACACTTGCTGCACAGGGGTATGCCGTACTATGGGTGAATCCCCGAGGAAGTATGGGGTACGGGCAGGAATTCGCCAGAGCTTGCCGAGGAGATTTTGCCGGGGGAGACTGTCGAGATCTGCTTGAGGCGGTGGACTATGCACTGGCAACATATGATTTCCTGGAAGAAACACGTCTTGGTATAGGTGGAGGTAGTTACGGAGGTGTCATGACCAACTGGATCGTTGCTCATACCCATCGATTTAAGGCGGCAGTTACGCAGCGTTGTATATCCAATTGGTTGTCCTTGTATGGAACCAGTGATATTGGAATCTCTTATGTGGAGGGCGTAATTGGTGGCAATCCGACAGAACATGCAGACATGTTATGGTCCCGTTCTCCCCTTGCTCATGCGCACAAGATTCAAACGCCACTTCTGATTATGCATGGAGAGCAAGATTATCGTACACCGATCGGACAGGCGGAGGAGTTATATACCACGTTAAAACGATATGGAAAAACGACTAAACTGATTCGATACCCAGGCTCCAATCATACTTTGCTCAAAAGCGGAAAACCCTCGCTGCGCGTGGATAGCTTTGAACAAGTAAATGCCTGGTTTAATCAATACCTCAGAGATGGAGAGGGCGGAGCATGA
- a CDS encoding ABC transporter permease: MPGAEQEHENVRTPTGLRYIWRQLIISKTGIFGAVLVLLVVLIAICAPLLTSHDPGAVNPLNRLKPPAWLDGGTAEYWLGTDNLGRDMWSRIVYGARVSLIVGMGAVIVSGIIGAILGLLSGFYGKWLDAVIMRVGDAFMAIPTILFMLVVMAIVGPGITTLILVIGVTNWVPFTRVVRSEVLSIKERDFVHAARSIGAKNGRLILKHILPNILSSFIVICGMNVGTTIIMEASLSFLGLGIKPPDISWGGMLSDGRQYVATSWWVATFPGLAITLTVLGVIFLGDWLRDVLDPRTDTNKK; the protein is encoded by the coding sequence ATGCCGGGTGCAGAACAGGAACATGAGAATGTACGTACACCAACAGGACTTCGCTACATCTGGAGACAACTGATCATCAGCAAGACCGGAATATTTGGCGCTGTGCTCGTATTGTTGGTTGTGTTAATCGCCATATGTGCACCTCTGTTAACGAGTCATGATCCTGGAGCAGTGAATCCCCTTAATCGCCTTAAACCTCCAGCTTGGCTTGATGGGGGAACGGCTGAATACTGGCTGGGTACGGATAATCTGGGCAGGGACATGTGGAGTCGAATCGTATATGGTGCGCGTGTTTCATTAATCGTAGGTATGGGAGCAGTCATCGTGTCCGGAATCATCGGTGCCATTCTTGGTCTCTTGTCCGGATTTTACGGAAAATGGCTGGATGCGGTTATTATGCGCGTAGGTGATGCATTCATGGCCATCCCTACCATTCTGTTTATGCTCGTTGTAATGGCTATTGTGGGGCCAGGGATTACGACGCTGATTTTGGTTATCGGTGTGACGAACTGGGTTCCTTTCACCCGTGTAGTCCGCAGTGAGGTGTTGAGTATCAAGGAACGGGACTTTGTTCACGCTGCCAGATCGATTGGTGCCAAGAATGGGAGATTGATTCTAAAACACATTCTGCCGAATATTTTATCTTCCTTTATCGTGATCTGCGGTATGAATGTTGGGACCACGATCATTATGGAAGCTTCGCTCAGTTTCCTGGGTCTGGGCATTAAGCCACCTGACATTTCCTGGGGAGGTATGCTCAGTGATGGAAGGCAATATGTAGCAACAAGCTGGTGGGTGGCAACTTTCCCTGGACTGGCAATTACCCTGACGGTTCTGGGTGTCATTTTCCTGGGAGATTGGCTGCGCGATGTACTTGATCCACGTACGGATACAAACAAGAAATAA
- a CDS encoding ABC transporter permease: MGKYVLKSLLQVIPVLFIVSLIVFILVRVTGDPVALMLPETATAEDRAVLTQALGLDQPLYTQYMKFLGSALQGDFGQSFRYGEPALQLVLERLPASFELAVAAMFFAIVMAVPLGVASAVKRNTFTDLIISGISVIGKAMPNFWMGIMLILLFSVMWGVLPVSGRGGVSHLILPAFTLGVGLAAQMTRLIRSSMLEILSQDYIRTARSKGLGRMVVIGKHAFRNGLIPVVTIMSLQFTSLIGGTLITETVFSWPGLGQLLVVAVNTHDMAIVQAAVFVIAFIVVVTNILTDVAYRLLDPRIKYD; this comes from the coding sequence ATGGGCAAATATGTACTTAAGTCACTACTGCAGGTTATTCCGGTTCTGTTCATTGTTTCATTGATCGTTTTTATATTGGTCCGCGTCACGGGTGATCCGGTAGCTCTGATGCTGCCTGAAACAGCTACTGCGGAAGACCGCGCTGTATTAACGCAGGCACTCGGACTGGACCAGCCGTTATACACACAGTATATGAAGTTCCTTGGCAGCGCATTGCAGGGTGACTTTGGTCAATCTTTCCGTTATGGAGAACCGGCTTTACAGCTTGTACTGGAACGATTGCCGGCCAGCTTTGAACTGGCTGTTGCAGCGATGTTTTTTGCCATTGTTATGGCTGTACCGCTTGGAGTTGCATCAGCAGTCAAACGAAATACGTTTACCGATCTGATCATCTCCGGTATATCGGTCATCGGTAAAGCTATGCCGAACTTTTGGATGGGCATTATGCTCATTTTGTTATTTTCCGTGATGTGGGGAGTTTTGCCTGTATCCGGCCGCGGCGGAGTATCACATCTGATATTGCCTGCCTTTACACTAGGGGTCGGGCTTGCTGCTCAGATGACTCGTCTGATTCGCTCTAGCATGCTGGAAATTCTGAGTCAGGATTACATTCGTACAGCACGGAGTAAGGGGCTTGGCCGGATGGTCGTGATTGGCAAACATGCGTTTCGTAACGGATTGATTCCGGTCGTAACGATTATGAGTTTGCAGTTTACAAGCTTGATTGGTGGAACATTGATTACGGAGACGGTATTCTCCTGGCCTGGGCTGGGTCAGTTGCTGGTTGTTGCAGTCAACACCCATGACATGGCGATTGTACAGGCCGCTGTTTTTGTCATTGCATTTATCGTGGTTGTAACGAATATTCTGACGGACGTGGCCTACCGGCTGCTTGATCCACGCATTAAATACGATTAG